CTAGAGGTGCGTTAGTTGGACTCGTGcctgttttgttctttttcttcttcgcctGCCTGTTCCGTTAATTCAAATGTatgaattttttttttgtgatttgttttctCACATTCCCATTGTCTTTAAAAAAAAGCTGCAACATCAAAATCTTTATAAAAAGGAAAAATGGAAAAGGtgctcaaatttgagaaaaattcttGATTATTGAAAACATTCGCGGATAtgaagttcacaaatttgaaaagaaaATGGGAATGTGAGAAAACAAATCACAACATAAgagttcatgcatttgaaaaaaacaACGAATTTGAAACTTGTTCAACAATAAATCGAAAAAGGAGACAAtagagaaaataaaaataataaataagaaGAAAGAACGAAGAAAAACTTAACACAAAACGGATAGAAAACCTAGAAGAATaacatagaaaagaaaaacaaaaccggAAGTATATGGGCCTGCACCAGCTACTACCCCTAGGTACATGGTGGGTGTGCGGAGTCAGATAGGCGATTCCTAGAGGTGCGTTAGTTGGGCTCGTGcctgttttgttctttttcttcttcgcctTCCTGTTCCGTTAATTTTTCAAAAATAGGTGCTAGGCACGGGATAGAACTCGCAACCGATTGTTCAAAAGGATGCGTGACAACCACCAGGCCACTAACCCTCTTGTGCACTGTTTCTTcggtttttcttttatttgtttgtcagttcattttgttctttttcttttttctactccttttcctttttcttaaaTGCGCGATTTTTTAgtttatgatttttttcaaaaccgatgaacttttttcaaatacaatCAAATTCAAAGAAATTTTTTTAAATCAATGAAAAATTTCAAATCAAAGGATCTTGTTttcaaattgatgtttttttttcaaaaccaatgaaCCTTTTCAATGACAGCACTAAACCTCCCTGCTGAGGTCATGAAGAAGATCGACTCCATTCAGCGTGCATACCTTTGGGCGGGTTGCGACAGGGTCACGGGTGGAAAATGCCAGATCAATTTGGAAAATTTTGTTGCTGCCATTCGGCTCCATTGGTTGTGGGCTGCTTGGACGGATCCGGCCAAGCCTTGGGTCAACCTTGGGAACCCTTGTGGGGATAAAGACAATGATATTTTCGCCGCTGCCACCAAGGTTGTCAGTTGGAGATGGTCTCTAAGCCTCGTTTTGGAACTTTGCCTGGCTGGATGGCATGAGACCTAAAGATATTGCGCTGAAGATCTTTGACCTTTGTACAAGAAAAATCTGCTCCATGAAGAAGGCCTTGCAAAATAATTTCTGGGTTTCCAATGTGGATATTGGTGGAAATCTCACCGTGGGCCATATATCCGAGTTCGTCAACCTTTGGGGCTCGTCAACCTCAACCCTGAGGAGGTCGATTCAATTACTTGGAAGCTCACCAATGATGGCCAAtattcggcggcggcggcttatagTGCTCAATTTATTGGACTTGTGGACTCGAACATGCCCTATTAGTGTCGAAGAACTGGGCTCTCCCGAATGCAATTTTTTGCTTGGTTGGTCATCAACAATAGAGTTTGGGCGGCTGGCAAGCTTCAGCGGAGAGGATGGCCAAATTGCAACGTTTGCCCTCTTGGCTAGCAGACCCCCGTAGTTGGCGACACACCTTCTTTTTCAATGTCGCTACACCATCCGTGTGTGGGGAATGATTAAGTCTTGGTTTGATTTGAACGATGTACATCCGGCGGATTGGAGAGGATTGGCTTTCGTCAGGGAGCAGTGGAGTGTCAATGCTTCGGGGATGTCTCGGCCCCGAAGGGCAATGGTTTCTCTGATGCTACTGATTTCGTAGGAAATATGGAAAAAGAGAAATGCATGTGTATTCCGTAACAATGCAACTCGTGTGGGTGTTCTTGTTGCTCGAATTAAAGAGGAAGCTTCTTTGTGGTGCCTCGCCTGGGCGAAATATTTGTGTAATATTATGCCGCGAGGGTGAGGCTTGTAATTTGGCCGATGGCCTAGACTCTAAAAATCTTCTTCTTATTCAATAAAAATGGCGAtgccttttgccttgtttcaagAAAAAGAACCACCTCAGCTCAGTCCCATGGCTACaatgtcttcttttcttttctttaataGTACATAGTATGCGCAATcttgcaaaaaaggaaaaaaaagagtaTGCGCAATCTTGGCCTCAGCTCCGGCCCCCTGGGGACACAACTCGGTGGAGGTTGGTGGTGTTACTGTCACGTACGCGGTACCATGCACCCGTGCGTGCTATGATCACATACCATATCTTCTCTATGGTAGTACGCGTCTTTTAGCTCGAGGCAGTACCGATGCCCGCTTGCATGCACAACCAAGAAGTGAAGCATATATGCGGCCCTTGCAACACGACAGCGCATGCGACAGACGGAGTAAAGAGTGGCAGACAGAGCAGATGGttcatggcatggcatggactgcGATGGATAAGAACTCTCCTTTTTTTTTGAACGAGGGACGAGGGAGGCGCACGAGGCGCCAACTTTCATCTCAAACAAAGCTGACGTATACGGCTAGCAAGAGAACCATGCATTCACCACATAAACCTCCGGATGGGCTTTATTACAAGAGAAATATGCCCACCTACGGGACAATACATACTTACTTTTTACACAAGAACACACACCAGGTCCACCAGCTACAGCTAGTCAACACCGTTCCTTCCACACCAAGACGAAATCACGAAGGTCACCGGTAACGCTAACGACAACCATGAGCAAAGCTCAGCTACTCTACTAAGATATTTAGGCGCGCGAGGCGAAGACATGAGGAGGCAGTCAGGGCTCAGGGGCACTTGGTCTTGTTGCCGTGCGTGGTCCAGTCGGTGTAGCACTTGCCGCAGGTCTCCTTGTTGCCGGCCGTGCCCGCCGGCACGCAGCGGCACACGCTGCAGCACTTGAGGCACGCCCGGCTGCACAGCTTCGGCCGCGAGTTGGCGCTGCACCGCAGGTTGCACGCCCACCCGCAGTCTGCATACATCACACATTCACACGCCATGGAATGAATGGGCGCATTTCCTCTCATCTGAAATACTCCTATCTATCATAGGGCAGATTTGATACCTTTAGAGGGGTCTACGATGTTGTGGGGAGGAGGCCCGAGCGGAGCGGCAGCCGGAGCAGGAGAGTCGGCAGCCTATCGGTCACCCAGAGGAGAAAATCAGCATTGTGAGTTGGAGTATCATACGTACTATCATGCACTGTCGCATTGAGTAGTTAGACAGAAGGTCCCCTTAACTCACCTTGATGGTGCTGAGCAGGAGGAGGGCCGCCACCAGCGCGGCCACGGCAAGCTTGCCGAGCGCCATGGCTCCTTCCTCTGGAGTCTGAAAAGCTTTCTTGAGCTGTGTGGTGTCTTTGGGTTGGGCGGCGATGCAGTGCCGGAGTCAGCCTGTGTGATGGTTAAATAGAGCGGGGGCCAAGGGTTTAAACACTTTACAGGCTTGCGCTGTGGAAGTGGAAGTGATGGGTGGTGGCCAGGTTGGCTCCTGGCAAGGGCGTAAATGGTCTGCACTTGCCCAATGGCCTTTGACACGTACCACCACCGTCGCCTGGCTAAGTGGAGTAAATGGGCTTTTAACTCGCCCTGCTCACGGGGCGCCACCTGCCCCGCCCTTGATTACAGATAAACACACGGGCGGCGACCCCGATTGCGTTCCGTATAGCACACCTAGGATCCTCTCCACGATGGTGTGGAAATTGGAAATTTGGTCCTCCTCCTGTCAAGCAAGCATGCTGTCGTTGAGGCCTGGGCCGCGCGGTGCGTCGTTTGATGAACGGTGAGCGAGACAAGGCAATAGGACGGGGGAGCAGAGCAGAGTGCCGGGCGTACGAGCGTTGAGCTGCATTCCACTTCCACCGAGGGGCGAGAACGAGAGGGGCGGGGACagagcgtgcgtgctctgggcaccGCCGCGGTGTGGGGACGAGCGGGCTACACTACAACCCGTGTAGGAGGAGACCTCACTCTGCCCCTAGGATTTGTCTGCTCAAATTCTCCTAAAATCTTTTAGCACATCTCCAACGCCGATCCTTATCCGCAGCCGTCCGGCTCATGAAAATCATTCAACACGGTTCGAACATGATTTCTTTCACGTGAAGAGGTTTACGAAAGTCCGGACCGATCTTATGATCGATTCTGACTGTTTTGATCAATCAAAAACACGTCACCCGCCCCCTCCCAGGCTTTCCTTCCGATGCACGCGCCGCTTACCGCGTCGCATTCATGCCAGCACAGAGCACACGGAGGCCGGCATTGATGCCGCGATGTGACCGGAGGGAGGGAGGGCGGCGCTGACCGACACGACCTCTCGACAACCGCCACTTCAATGCAGACGCAGGTTCCCAAGGAACCAACTCCAGCCGCTACGCCGCATTGAACCGGCTGACCGGCCCTTCGCATGGCCTGGCCGCGGCTATTTAAGCCGCGCTCCGGCGTCGTCCACATCGCATCCTCCTCCTCCCATCCCCGCCCATCTCCATCCACATCTCCGGCGATGGGCAAGTCCTGGGCGTCGGTGCCGGCAGGTGGTTCCAGGGTGGGATCTGGCGGATCGTGACGCCGCCCTCAAACTCCGGGACCGTCTGTCCTCACCGGCTGGCGGCGACTCGACGCGGGCAGAGATCGTCATCTCctacggcgacgaggaggaccaaTAGTGAAAGGATcgggaagaggtgtctagaggggggtgattagaccctcaacaaagaaaagtagaagtttttaattttttcaagttaagatggagttttagcacaagtttaaacattcacaacaAGCAAGCAtgtcaagagtatatgagcagcggaaaataaagcatgcaagttgcaagaaagtaaagggatgggattggagtgtgcaaacgtaattggagacacggagatttttggcgtggttccgataggtggtgctatcgtacatccacgttgatggagacttcaacccacgaagggtaacggttgtgcgagtccatggagggctccacccacgaagggtccacgaagaagcaccttgtctatcccaccatggccgtcgcccacaaaggacttgcctcactcgggtagatctccacgaagtaggcgatctccttgcccttacaaactttttggttcaactccacaatcttgacggagtctcccaagtgacacctaaccaatctaggagacaccactctccaaaagataatagatggtgtgttgatgatgaactccttgatcttgtgcttcaaatgatagtctccccaacactcaactctctctcatagatttggatatggtagaaagatgatttgagtggaaagcaacttggggaaggctagagatcaagattcttgtggttggattggaatgtcttggtctcaacacatgagtaagtgcttctctctcaaaaaatgagtagtggaagtgtaggcacgttctgatagctctctctcaaatggagaagggggtggaggggtatttatagcctctacacaaaatctaaccgttacacacaatttgccaaactcggtgggaccaaatagtgaaactcggcgagaccgacccggttcaaaatgtgaacgttaggctttttggtgggaccgatatgaccaactcggtgggaccgatatactAGTGTTAGGGTAAAAcctaaactcggtttgaccgattacacaaactcggtgagaccgattttggtaataagcaaacagagagttggtcaagcaaactcggtgggactgattgcatatctcggtgggaccgaaatgattgcaacatgcaacagagagtttgcaagcccatcttggtgagaccgagatcccatcggtgagaccaaactgattagggtttctagcagtggctatgtcaaatgaactcggtggcaccggataggtcaaatcggtggggtcgagtttgattTTAGGTTTAGGAAAAATATGGAAATgaaaaagtggttgagggctttggagcatatcactaagcactttgagcaagtagaccattaagcaacacctcatccccttttaatagtactagcttttcctatggactcaacgtgatcttggatcactaaaagtagaaatgaagagtcttgagcttttgccaatcttctgtccttagcatcttgaaggggttccacatcctcttgtccatgccacgcctttgttgaactttctaaaatatactagataaaaatattagtccaacaagagatatgttgatattaattaccaaaatcacccgagcacttgtgctttcaatctcccctttttggtaattgatgacaacatacatcaaaggtttagataaagatatgaagaataacaagtaaagctttggaaagacatgtaacatgcatatgctccccctacatgtatgcaatcatgtgaagatagattataagagtatgtgaatgcataagcatgtcagagcaagcaatgagttacatgtatcgtggttatatgcatcagagcaaatgatgttaaatataggaaatgtacctccatgttcatgagtccttcttgcaaacaacaTGTACAACAACAAGAAATCATCATGCACAtggatgtgatgcatatacttaccttatgGTCTAGAGCTGGCTTTGGAGGTGGTgaacttgagaaaacagggttagataacacaagagcaCCTACTAAACAAAGCAAATTTAGAAAACCACaaaagtaccaagattgggatgacatgtagtgagtgagtacttagtactttgtttggatattgacatgtccccaagggATAAAGATAttcaatgaattccaaagattttcttccttTAAGTgcctttctccccctgaatctgatatttgataatgggagaagatagggaatagaaaatcaagGCAAAACCATCATAACACATACTAagatgtctttcccctcttgaagacatgtgacttctctcctctatggATAATAAGCATCTGGAGAAGCTTAAGGCATGCTTTCTACCTTATGTGATaagttttgatgtgatctctctccctttgacatcaatttccaggaagggatcttctggagcatgaTTCAAGTAGGTTCGGTCCTTGAGTCACATTCAAAGCAACTTGTAATTTAAGATGTTGgcagaggacaagaatcatcgagtggagccggaacagatatgcaggatgcaaatggcaaaatgttttctTAGTAGTGAAATCGGTTAGGCCGATTCATTttcatcggtgacaccgagttggtaGTGTCAGAGATGACGCATATCAGTCAGACCGGGTTTGTCCTTGTCggttggatcgatgaacaatctTCAATGTAGCATTGCAGTTCAGTCTAGCCGAAAGGCAGAaattggtgagaccga
This region of Triticum aestivum cultivar Chinese Spring chromosome 2D, IWGSC CS RefSeq v2.1, whole genome shotgun sequence genomic DNA includes:
- the LOC123049475 gene encoding snakin-2-like — encoded protein: MALGKLAVAALVAALLLLSTIKAADSPAPAAAPLGPPPHNIVDPSKDCGWACNLRCSANSRPKLCSRACLKCCSVCRCVPAGTAGNKETCGKCYTDWTTHGNKTKCP